Within Dehalococcoidia bacterium, the genomic segment TCATGCGGGCCTTCGACGTGGCGACAGACGTTATAAAGCAGGGCGGCACACGGCGCGGCGCTAATATGGCCATCCTCAACGTCACCCATCCGGACATCATGCACTTCATCACCTCCAAAGAGGATATGGTCTCGCTCACCAATTTCAACATCTCGGTGGCCGTCACCACGGATTTCATGCAGGCGGTCAAGGCCGGGACCGACTACGAGCTGATTAACCCGCACACCAAAGAGGGGGCCGGCAAACTGAACGCCAAAGCCGTTTTCGACAAGATGGTAGAGCTGGCCTGGAAGACGGGCGACCCCGGCGTGGTCTTCATCGACCGCATCAATCAGGACAACCCCACCCCCCAGCTCGGGTGTATCGAGAGCACCAATCCCTGCGGCGAGCAGCCGCTGCTGCCGTACGAGTCGTGCAACCTGGGTTCCATCAACCTGGCGCGCATGCTCAAGCGCAACGGCAAAGTCGAGATAGATTATAAAAAGCTGGAAGAGACTGTACGGCTGGCGGTGCGCTTCCTGGATAATGTCATCGACGTTAACCGCTTCCCGCTGCCTGTCATAGACGAAATGACGCGCAAAACACGCAAGATAGGCCTGGGCGTGATGGGCTTCGCCGACATGCTCATCCAGCTAGGCATTCCCTACAACTCCGAAGAGGCGCTCAGTGTGGCCGAGCAGGTCATGGGCGCCATCAACAACACGGCGCACAAGACCTCCATGGAGCTGGGCGCGGAGCGCGGCGCCTTCCCGGCCTTCGACGGCAGCATCTACGACAAGCCGGACGCGCCCAAAGTGCGCAATGCCTCCTGCACCACCATCGCCCCCACCGGCACGCTTTCCATCATTGCCAACTGCTCGGGCGGCGTGGAGCCGGTTTTTGCCCTCTCCTTCACGCGCAACATCCTGGACGGTGCCAAGTTCATCGAGGCCAATCCTTCTTTCGAGGAAGCCGCCAGGAGCGGGGGCTTCTACTCCGAGGAGCTCATGCAGAAGCTGGCTGACGGGGCGCACCTGAAGGACATCAAAGGAGTGCCGGATGAGGTCAAGCGCGTCTTCGTCACTGCCCACGACATCGAGGTGAAGTGGCACGTGCGCATGCAGGCGGCTTTCCAGCACCACACCGACAACGCCGTCTCCAAGACGGTCAACTTCCCCAAAGAGGCGACCGCCGCCGACGTGAGCAACGTTTACATGATGGCCTATGAAGAACGCCTCAAGGGCATCACCATTTACCGCGACGGCAGCCGCGACGGGCAGGTGCTCACCACCGGCAAGGATGCCACCAGGGAAAAGAAGGAAGAGGCCAAATCTGGCGTGCTGGCCCCGCGCAAGCGCTCCAAGGTCACCTCTGGTTTCACCGAGCGCGTCACCACCGGCTGCGGCTATATCTACGTTACCGTCAACTCCGACGAACACGGCATCTGCGAGGTGTTCTCGCACCTGGGCAAGACCGGCGGTTGTGCCGCGGCGCAGCTCGAATCCACCTGCCGCCTTATCTCGCTGGGGCTGCGCTCGGGCATCGATGTCGCCTCCCTCGTCAAGCAGTTAAAAGGCATCCGCTGCCCGTCCATTGCCTGGGAGAACGGCAAGTCCATCCTTTCCTGCGCCGACGCTATCGCAGGAGTCCTCGAAAGACATGCCGGGCTGGCTCACGACAAGGGCGAGCCTCACGAAGGGGAGACGCAGGACCTGGGGCTGGTGAAGAACGTGGCCGGGCAGTGCCCTGAGTGCACGAGTTTGCTGGCCTACCAGGAGGGTTGCCTGGTGTGCCCGAGCTGCGGATATACGAAGTGCTAGAGAATGAACAACAACAAATTCCTTGAAGACCTGCAGCAACACGCTGAATCATTTGCCAAAGCAGTGGCTACTAACGAGGGCGAATGGATAATTAAAGGGTTTATAGACGTATATAAGCGTATTTATTCAATTTCTGTGGATACAAAGATAGTATCTAAAGTCCTCGAATTATTGCTATTTCCGATGTTTGTTGAATTTGCAGAGAAACGTAATTATAAATTAGAACTATGCCCCCAGCAGAATTTTTATCCAGACTTAACTTTTACTCATAAAAAGTCCGGCGTTAAGTTTGCCGTTGACATCAAGAGCACATATAGAGCCACTGACACAGACGTAAATGGGATGACTTTGGGTGCATTCACCGGTTATTTCAGAAACCGTGAAAGCAATAAAAACACACTTTATCCGTATAACCAATACTCCGGACATTTTGTATTAGGCGTTATTTATTCTAAATGTCCTAATGTAGGAGACGAACGGAAGCAGTTTTCATTGGAAGAACTCCCTCGAATACCCTCTGTGATAAAAGACTTCCAGTTTTTTGCGCAACCGAAGTATCGGATAGCATCTTCACGCCCTGGAAGCGGAAATACAAAAAACATTGGTTCTGTACTCAAAATAGAACAGCTTATCAATGGGGCTGGGCCAT encodes:
- a CDS encoding restriction endonuclease encodes the protein MNNNKFLEDLQQHAESFAKAVATNEGEWIIKGFIDVYKRIYSISVDTKIVSKVLELLLFPMFVEFAEKRNYKLELCPQQNFYPDLTFTHKKSGVKFAVDIKSTYRATDTDVNGMTLGAFTGYFRNRESNKNTLYPYNQYSGHFVLGVIYSKCPNVGDERKQFSLEELPRIPSVIKDFQFFAQPKYRIASSRPGSGNTKNIGSVLKIEQLINGAGPFTSLGEDIYDDYWMYYLTRDMAQALGVKRPYTDLKTYLKYKKRGIDKLRAHEKEIINLEEGENKNDEEGNE
- a CDS encoding vitamin B12-dependent ribonucleotide reductase; the protein is MGISDRDLIDKLTTQVIGRMERPAVLPGMEDFIPKGIKQPLPQASDSDILAMVKEFLSVEKPVRVEDTPPSRAEITEPPASINEIKPAESRIVSEPKPETESKSRSRKETPTMPAKTKTGAVPAKLSENALRVLEKRYLKKDKQGKVIETPEDMFRRVAQTIASAELKHNPKADVKAWEEKFYSLMTGLEFLPNSPTLMNAGRELGQLSACFVLPIEDSMESIFEAVKNTALIHKSGGGTGFSFSRLRPETDRVGSTGGVASGPVSFMRAFDVATDVIKQGGTRRGANMAILNVTHPDIMHFITSKEDMVSLTNFNISVAVTTDFMQAVKAGTDYELINPHTKEGAGKLNAKAVFDKMVELAWKTGDPGVVFIDRINQDNPTPQLGCIESTNPCGEQPLLPYESCNLGSINLARMLKRNGKVEIDYKKLEETVRLAVRFLDNVIDVNRFPLPVIDEMTRKTRKIGLGVMGFADMLIQLGIPYNSEEALSVAEQVMGAINNTAHKTSMELGAERGAFPAFDGSIYDKPDAPKVRNASCTTIAPTGTLSIIANCSGGVEPVFALSFTRNILDGAKFIEANPSFEEAARSGGFYSEELMQKLADGAHLKDIKGVPDEVKRVFVTAHDIEVKWHVRMQAAFQHHTDNAVSKTVNFPKEATAADVSNVYMMAYEERLKGITIYRDGSRDGQVLTTGKDATREKKEEAKSGVLAPRKRSKVTSGFTERVTTGCGYIYVTVNSDEHGICEVFSHLGKTGGCAAAQLESTCRLISLGLRSGIDVASLVKQLKGIRCPSIAWENGKSILSCADAIAGVLERHAGLAHDKGEPHEGETQDLGLVKNVAGQCPECTSLLAYQEGCLVCPSCGYTKC